The Pandoraea apista genomic interval AGCACCTTGGGGTCGAGCGCGAGGCCCAGCGCGATTTCCACCTGACGGCGCTGGCCATACGCGAGTTCGTTGATGCGCTTGCCCGCCAGGTCGAGCATGCCAAGCTCGCGCAGCCGCTCCGCCGCCTCTTCCACCACCGCTGGGCGGCTCGCGAGCGGTTTGCCGATACGGCCGTCGAGCCCGCGCCGCGACGTGAGCGCAAGGCCCACGTTCTCGGCCACGGTGAGCGCATCGAACAGGGTGTTGAGCTGAAACGTGCGCGCCAGCCCCAGCTTCACGCGCTTGTGCGAAGGCATCGACGTCACGTCCGTGCCCCCCACGCGCACCACGCCGGCGTTCGGTTTGAGCACCCCCGTGAGCAGATTCATCAACGTGCTCTTACCCGCACCGTTCGGGCCGATCAACGCATGTCGCGCCCCCACAGGCAGCGACAGGTTCACGTTGCGCGTTACGTCCAACTGGCCGAAGCGCTTGGACAGTCCTTGAATTTCGAGTGCAGCGCTCACGGCGTCACCTCCTTGTCCGTGGTCGTTGCCTGGGTACTCACACTCTCCGGCGACGCGGTCACCGCGTGACGAGGACGACGAAAACGGGCCGCAAAACGATCCACCAGACCGATGAGGCCATCGGGGGCGAAACGCACCACCACGATCAGCAACACACCGAGGGCAGCAAGCCAGTTCGTCGGATCGATGGCCGCAATGCGGTCGGACAACACCATGAAGACGACTGCGCCGAGGACTGCCCCGTAGAGGCGTCCGGTGCCGCCCAGCGCGAGCATCACCAGTACGTTGGCCGAGAGCGTGAACGACAGCGTATCGAGCGCCACGATGTTGTTCACCTGCGCGGAAAGTGCACCCGCGACACCGGCCACCGCGGCGGCAAGCGTGTACAGCATCAGACGACGCAGGCCAACGCGCACACCGAGCAGCGACATGCGCATGGCGTTCTCTCGAATGCCCTGCACGGTCAGGCCGAACGGCGAGTTCACGAGGAACTGTGTGAACAGGTACACGACCAGCAGCACAGCGAGCGCGTAGAGATACGCCGTATGACCGTAAATATCGAATTCGAACAGGCCGAGCACGGGCGCGACGGTGTAGCCGGTCAGGCCGTCGTCGCCCATGGTGATCGACTTGGCGACGTTACCCGCTTCGTAGAGCAGCGTGGCGCACGCCAGCGTCAGCATGATCTGGGTCAGCCCGCTCACGCGTAGCACGACCACACCGGTCATCAGGCCCACAAGGGCCGCGACAACGGCACCCGCCACCAGTCCCAGCAGCGGATCGGGCGACACATGCAACGCGAAAAGGCCCGCCGCATAGGCACCGCTGCCGAAGAACGCCGCGTGCCCCAGTGTCTCGATACCGCAATAGCCCTGCACGAGGTCGAGCGATAGCGCGAAAATGATCATGATCAGCACGCTCGTGGCGAGCGCGAGATACAGATCGGCGAAGAAATACGTGGCGACGGCGGCAACGAGCAGCACCGCGTCGAGCACACCCAGGCGTTTGCGGCGCAAGGCAGGCACCACTCGCTCAGTACCCGCCACCGGCGGCAGAGGATTCGTATGTGACATCGTGACCCTCCGCTCAGGCGCGGCCGACCAACCCTTGCGGGCGGATCAGCAGAATGGCCAGCACGGCCAGATAAATCATGAAGGCGCCCAGTGCAGGCAAGTAGTAGCGGCCCAGCGTGTCGATCAGACCGAGCAGCAGCCCCGCGTAGAGCGAACCGCGCAGGCTGCCCAGACCGCCGGCGGCCACCACGATCAGCACCAGCACCAGATACTTCAGGCCGTAGTACGGTTCGAGCGGCAGAATCTGGCTGGAGCGTGCCCCGCCCAGCCCCGACAGACCGCAACCGATGGCGAACGTGATCGAGAACACGAGCGGCACATCGATACCGACGCAGCGCGCCATGCGAGGGTTGTCGACTGCGGCGCGCAGCTTTGCGCCGAACGGCGTGCGCTCCAGCCCCCACCAGATACCGAGGGCCACGACCGCGCTGCATACCAGCGCGAAGATGCGATAGACCGACACCGAGAACGAGCCGAAGTCCCACGTGCCGCGCAGCCCCTGCGGCACAGGAATCGTTTGCAACTCCGTCCCGGCGAGGTTCTTCGCGATCGCACAGATGATGAACGCGAGCCCGATCGTCATGAGCAACTGCCCAAGCCCGTTGGCCGTGTAGACCCAGCGATACAGCGTGCGCTCAAGCACGGCGCCAAGCACCATCGTGCCGAACACGCCGACGAGCAGCGCCACGAAGAAATCGAGCCCGGCGCGCTGCATGGCCCACAAGGTGAAATAACCGCCGATCATGGCGAAGGCGGAGTGCGCGAGGTTGACCACGCGCATCACGCCCAGCGTGACGGTGAGACCCACAGAGATGAGGAACAACAACATCCCGTAGGCCACGCCGTCGATCGACAACGACAGGAAAGTGGCAAGCGATTGCGTCATGACGAATTACCGAACGGACTGAACGACGACGCCTGCGTTACTTGGCAGCCACCTGGGGGTGGCTCACGTGCCACGGCTCGACCACCGACTTGTAGGTCTCGATCGGCTTGTTGCCGAGCTTTCCGTCGATGGTTTCCACCCGGCGGATGTACACGTTCTGAATGATTTCACGCGTCTTCGGGTCGATCGACACCGGGCCGCGAGCGCTCGTCCAGGCGTAGCCCTTCACGGCGGCGACCGCCTTGTCGCCATCCTTCTTGCCCTTGGTCGCTTTGATCATCTGCGCGATGAGCGTCATCGAGTCATACGCCGACACCGATGCAATCGAGGGCAAAGCGCCCGGGCCATACTTCGCCTTGTAAGCCTTCACGAAGGCGACGTTCTCCGGCGACGTCAGGTACGGCGAGTAGTGCAGTGCAGTGATCGTGCCGAGTGCGCTGTCGCCAATCGCCGGCAAATCGGACTCCATCGTCTCTGTCGTGGCGAAAAGCTGGATACCGGCCTTGTCGAGTTCGCGT includes:
- a CDS encoding ABC transporter ATP-binding protein; this translates as MSAALEIQGLSKRFGQLDVTRNVNLSLPVGARHALIGPNGAGKSTLMNLLTGVLKPNAGVVRVGGTDVTSMPSHKRVKLGLARTFQLNTLFDALTVAENVGLALTSRRGLDGRIGKPLASRPAVVEEAAERLRELGMLDLAGKRINELAYGQRRQVEIALGLALDPKVLLLDEPVAGVPSGQGRKLFELLERLPEDVAVMVIEHDMDLVFRFARRITVLVEGAVLMEGEKDEVRSDPRVRDIYLGRRHHD
- a CDS encoding branched-chain amino acid ABC transporter permease gives rise to the protein MSHTNPLPPVAGTERVVPALRRKRLGVLDAVLLVAAVATYFFADLYLALATSVLIMIIFALSLDLVQGYCGIETLGHAAFFGSGAYAAGLFALHVSPDPLLGLVAGAVVAALVGLMTGVVVLRVSGLTQIMLTLACATLLYEAGNVAKSITMGDDGLTGYTVAPVLGLFEFDIYGHTAYLYALAVLLVVYLFTQFLVNSPFGLTVQGIRENAMRMSLLGVRVGLRRLMLYTLAAAVAGVAGALSAQVNNIVALDTLSFTLSANVLVMLALGGTGRLYGAVLGAVVFMVLSDRIAAIDPTNWLAALGVLLIVVVRFAPDGLIGLVDRFAARFRRPRHAVTASPESVSTQATTTDKEVTP
- a CDS encoding branched-chain amino acid ABC transporter permease, yielding MTQSLATFLSLSIDGVAYGMLLFLISVGLTVTLGVMRVVNLAHSAFAMIGGYFTLWAMQRAGLDFFVALLVGVFGTMVLGAVLERTLYRWVYTANGLGQLLMTIGLAFIICAIAKNLAGTELQTIPVPQGLRGTWDFGSFSVSVYRIFALVCSAVVALGIWWGLERTPFGAKLRAAVDNPRMARCVGIDVPLVFSITFAIGCGLSGLGGARSSQILPLEPYYGLKYLVLVLIVVAAGGLGSLRGSLYAGLLLGLIDTLGRYYLPALGAFMIYLAVLAILLIRPQGLVGRA